DNA from Parageobacillus thermoglucosidasius:
GATGATGAGTACTGTGAAGTAACGCCAAAATCGATTCGCCTGCGCAAAAAAATATTGAATAAAAGCGAGAGAGAAAAAATGGAAAAGAAAAAGAAAGCCGCCAAGCAGGCGAAATAAGGGGGAGAGATGGTGAACGTTATTGATCGCCTTACCTTTTTTGCTTCGCTATACAAAGTGCATGAAAATCCTGAACGGGGAATGTGGCTTCTTTACATTACTGTATTCGTTTTATCCGCTATTGTTTATCGCCTTGGCTTTGCGAGAAAACTGCCGCTGTTGAAAAACGTTATTATCTATGTCTTGCTCGCGTTAGGCTGCACAATTTTAACGTTTTTTGCGGTATTTTTGCCTGTCGCGGAAGGGTTGGTGGTGGCGGCTCTCGTTTTAATTATTTATAAGCTTCGCTTATATCAATCGAAAAAACATGAGTAAGGCGGTGGGACGATGAAGTCGCTGCAAGGCGCCCTTTATAATTGGCTAACGATTTATGTTGTGGCGCGGGCGCGTCCGGATGATGCCGCGGCCCAAGAAACTGCCGCCTTTTTTAAGGAAATATTAAAGCGCGATTTCCATGTCACAAATATAAAAGTAAAAAAAGAAGCAAAGTATATCGTCGAGTACAAGAAAGACGGCGAGGAAGAATCAGCGTGTTTTCCAGCGGAACTTATTGAGGCAATGCTGAAGCAAATCGAAGAAGCGCCTGAAAAATACGACAATTATCCTTTGTAAGAAAAGCGCCGGGCAAAGATCATTTCCCGGCGTTTTTACCATTCATCGTTTGTCAGGTTCGAACGATATATGCGAAATTTTCCGGTCGCTAGGCGGGCCTTCGTTTTTTCAGCGATCCGTTGATAGCATTCCTCACACATGTATGTGTGAATCGGACGGTTGCGCAATCGTTTGGCAAGCAATGATTCATCATCGATCGTGTCAATTCGGTCGCAAAGAACACATTGGACTCTCATCGTACACCTCGTTGCTTTATTTCAATTTCATTTTTATTATATCATGAATCTAAAACATTGTTACTTTTCCGTTTTTAAGCAAAAAAGGTATGATAACTGCAAAGCATTTTTTAAGGAGGGGAAGGCAATGCCGAATAGAGTGGAGCCTGCATTGACGGAACCGTTGTTCCAAGCCTTGCAAAAAGAACGGTTTGTGACGATCGCGACGATCGACCATGAGACGGGTGGCCCGAATGTTAGCGCAATTTCATGGATTTATGCCCCCAGCGAAGAGCACATTTATTTTGCCGTTGACAACCGCTCCCGCATTGCGCAAAATATTCGCAACAATCCGTCTGTTGTTGTGAACATCATTGCCAACGAGTCAGTCTATTCGATTAGCGGGAAAGCACATATTAAGGCGGAGAAAATCGAAGGCATTCCGCTTAAATTGGCATTAGTCGATGTTGCCATTAACGAAGTGCGCGACGTCATGTTTTACGGTTCAAAAATCATACAAGAACCAAAATATGAAAAGATGTACGATGCGCAAGCGGCGGCGAAACTGGACAATCAAGTAATGGCCGCTCTTCGCAATGCATAATAAGGAGCCTTCGGCCAGGCTCCTTATTTATTTAAATGTTCGTTGGACTGTTTTTCTTGGCGGTTATGCAGCTGTTTTTCTTCACGCTTATTTAATTGTGAATCATTTTGTTTGGTTGGTTCCGGCGGAGTTGTTTCAAACAAATCACTCGGAACTTCCGGCATGACGCGTCCGACGATATCTGCGATTTCGTTCATAAATGCTTGAACAGGCCGCCCGTTGTCGACCTGGTTGACGATATTTTTTAACCGGGTGTATAAATCGGGGTCGGCAATGATGATCGAATTCGCCCCATACGGATCTTTTTGCAATGCTTCGGCAACCGAATATTTAATCGTGCCGACACGAGAAGCGTCGATATTGGCATCAATATCAATGCCAACGATCGCGTATTTTCCGACAACAAGAACGGCAGCGTCGTTGACGTTCGGTACGCGCTTGGCTAAACTTGCCAGACGGTGGGCGATTTCTCGTGCTGATTTGTCGGCTGTTTTTTCATCGGCCGTATTTTTGACACGGACAAGCGGGCGGTCCGCATCGCGGGCGCCTTCGTTATTTCCTATATTGCATCCGCTTAATAAACCAATACATATCGTTATAAGCAAATATCGGCTCCAGTTCATCCTTATGACACCTCTATTTTTATTTTTTTATTTTATTTTGCAATCCTTCTTCTATCTTTATACATTTCCTCATATCTTATATAACAACGATCCCGTCCAAATATAAGCAAAAAAAGGAAAAAATGAAAATGGGGGGCTTGGGAATTTGGGGAAAAAAATATATGTGTTGGATACGAATGTG
Protein-coding regions in this window:
- a CDS encoding YhcN/YlaJ family sporulation lipoprotein, translated to MNWSRYLLITICIGLLSGCNIGNNEGARDADRPLVRVKNTADEKTADKSAREIAHRLASLAKRVPNVNDAAVLVVGKYAIVGIDIDANIDASRVGTIKYSVAEALQKDPYGANSIIIADPDLYTRLKNIVNQVDNGRPVQAFMNEIADIVGRVMPEVPSDLFETTPPEPTKQNDSQLNKREEKQLHNRQEKQSNEHLNK
- a CDS encoding YlaH-like family protein, whose product is MNVIDRLTFFASLYKVHENPERGMWLLYITVFVLSAIVYRLGFARKLPLLKNVIIYVLLALGCTILTFFAVFLPVAEGLVVAALVLIIYKLRLYQSKKHE
- a CDS encoding YlaI family protein, giving the protein MRVQCVLCDRIDTIDDESLLAKRLRNRPIHTYMCEECYQRIAEKTKARLATGKFRIYRSNLTNDEW
- a CDS encoding pyridoxamine 5'-phosphate oxidase family protein translates to MPNRVEPALTEPLFQALQKERFVTIATIDHETGGPNVSAISWIYAPSEEHIYFAVDNRSRIAQNIRNNPSVVVNIIANESVYSISGKAHIKAEKIEGIPLKLALVDVAINEVRDVMFYGSKIIQEPKYEKMYDAQAAAKLDNQVMAALRNA